A stretch of DNA from Streptomyces venezuelae:
CAGCGCCTTGTACAGGGCGATCTGGCGGGGGGTGGAGGACAGCAGGTCCTCGCCGCGCAGTACGTGGGTGATCTGCATGAGCGCGTCGTCGACCGGGTTGACCAGGGTGTACAGCGGGGCGCCGTTGGCCCGGACGATGCCGTAGTCCGGCACGTTGTCCGGGGTGAAGGTCATCTCGCCGCGGACCAGGTCGGTGAAGGTGATCGGCTCGTCGGGCATCCGGAAGCGCACGATCGAGGTCCGGCCCTCGGCCTCGTACGCGGCCTTCTGCTCCTCGGTCACCACCCGGCACATGCCGTCGTAGCCGGAGGGCCGGCCCTCGCGGCGGGCGAGCTCGCGGCGCTCGTCCAGCTCTTCCGCGGTGCAGTAGCAGCGGTAGGCGTAGCCGCCGTCGAGCAGCCGCTGGGCGACGTCCTTGTAGAGGTCCATCCGCTGGGACTGGCGGTACGGGGCGTGCGGTCCGCCGACCTCGGGGCCCTCGTCCCAGGTGAAGCCGAGCCACTTCAGGGAGTCGAGCAGCTGCTCGTACGACTCCTCGGAGTCGCGGGCCGCGTCGGTGTCCTCGATGCGGAAGACGAACGTACCGCCGTGGTGGCGGGCGAAGGCCCAGTTGAAGAGGGCCGTGCGGACCAGACCCACGTGGGGGTTGCCGGTCGGCGAGGGACAGAAACGTACGCGGACGTTCGCGTTAGCCACGCTTGATCACCTTGTTGGCGAGAGTGCCGATACCTTCGATGGTGACGGCGACCTCGTCGCCGACGTTGAGGGGGCCGACTCCGGCCGGGGTCCCCGTGAGGACGACGTCGCCGGGCAGCAGCGTCATGGCCTCGGTGATGTGGACGATCAGGTCCTCGATGGAGCGGACCATCTGGCTGGTGCGGCCGGACTGGCGCAGTTCGCCGTTGACGGTGCACTCGATCGCGAGGTCGGCCGGGTCGAGGTCGGTCTCGATCCAGGGGCCGAGCGGGCAGGCGCTGTCGAAGCCCTTGGCCCGGGCCCACTGCTTCTCGCGCTGCTGGACGTCGCGCGCGGTGACGTCGTTGGCACAGGTGTAGCCGAGGATGACGTCCTTGACGCGGTCCCGCGGGACCTCCCGGCACATCCGGCCGATCACCACGGCGAGCTCCGCCTCGTGGTGGACCTCCTGGGAGAAGGAGGGGTAGGCGATCGGGTCGCCGGGGCCGACCACCGACGTGGAGGGCTTGAAGAAGGTGATGGGCACGTCCGGGACCTCGTTGCCGAGCTCCGCCGCGTGCTCCGCGTAGTTGCGGCCGATGGCCACGACCTTGTTGGGGAGCACGGGCGGCAGCAGGCGCACCTTGCCTACCGGGACCTTCGTACCGGAGAGCTCGAAGTCCGCGAACGGGATGCCCTTGATGATGTCGAGGACGAGGTCGCTCTGGTCGCCGGAGGCGGTGCTGCCCTCCACGGCGCCGAAGGCGACATTTCCGTCGATCGAGAATCTGGCGATGCGCAAAGGTCGCGCCTGCCCCTCTGTTTCCGCTGGCTGGAGTCTGCGTGTCCAGGCTAACGCGGTTGCGGGGCCCGTCCTGCGAGGTTGTGCTGTGTGGTCTGCCGCGCGGCTACTGCGCGGCGGCGGGGGCGACCATCAGCACGGTGCGGCGGGGGTTGGCGGTCTGGGTCGGCAGCTCGACCGCGTGTTCCGGGGCCTCGACCGCCTGCAGCTCCTCCGCGTCCTTGAGGTGCGCGAGGGTGGTGCGGCGGGGGTTGGCTATGTTGCGGAACATCATGGTCGTCTTCATCGGAGTCGTGAACCCTCGTCGGTGAGTGGGGCGCCCCTCGGACGCCGGTTGTCGGATGAGCGATAGCTGTAAAGGGCAAGGCTAAACATTTGAATCCCCGCGAGAACCGGTAAGTAATGGCCATGGGTATGTGAGTTTGCTCACGAACGACCGGGCATTATGGACATAACGGCAACTCACATGCCACTGCGGAAACGGACATTGCGCCACTGAATGCTCCATTCCGCTCCTGATCATCTCGACTGGGACACCCGGCAGGCCTCTGCGTTTCCATAGACAAAGTCCGGTTCGCCCCGGTAATGCCTCCACTGCGAGTAGCCCGCCTGTCACCACCCGTCACCGACTCTCCGGGCCGACCCTCGCACCTTGTTGGAGATCCGCCACTGTGCTGGAATTCGCGGGACCGCCGCGGGAATCGACGGAAATCAACGAGAACGCGCGGTCACCGACGACCACCACGGGGCCGAACCGATGCCCCACGACTCGACACCGCTCCACCGCTCGCCCGGTGGGGCGCCTGGTCCAGAGGTTGCGACGCTAGTGCAGGGACGTTTCAAGAGGGATGGCAGCGCTGCGGCGGAGCAGGAGCCGCGCGGCGGGACCGACCGCGGCTCCTCGCCCCAGCACGCCCAGAACCGCGGGCCGGGCTCCGATGGTGTCCGCACCACCCCTGCCACCGCCGACAAGGCGAAGGGCAAGGGCAGGAAGGCCAAGGCCGACAAGCCGGGCAAGACCGGGAAGACCGGGAAGGCCGGCCAGTCAGGCCAGGCCGGTGCGGTCACCCCCGAGCCGGCCGGCCAGGACCAGGCGATACCGAAGGCCCCCAGTGGGCCCGGTTCCCGTCTCGCCCTGCAGAACTGGCGCATCAGCACGCGACTGCTGTCG
This window harbors:
- a CDS encoding fumarylacetoacetate hydrolase family protein, with the protein product MRIARFSIDGNVAFGAVEGSTASGDQSDLVLDIIKGIPFADFELSGTKVPVGKVRLLPPVLPNKVVAIGRNYAEHAAELGNEVPDVPITFFKPSTSVVGPGDPIAYPSFSQEVHHEAELAVVIGRMCREVPRDRVKDVILGYTCANDVTARDVQQREKQWARAKGFDSACPLGPWIETDLDPADLAIECTVNGELRQSGRTSQMVRSIEDLIVHITEAMTLLPGDVVLTGTPAGVGPLNVGDEVAVTIEGIGTLANKVIKRG